In the Phaeobacter piscinae genome, GGCAGCGGCTCGGGTAGGCGCAGGCCCATCCACAGGACGATGATGACCGCAAACAGCGCGAAGGCCAGGAAGATGCCGCGCCAGCTGGTCAGCACGATAATGCCCGCGCCCATCATCGGAGCGATGGCTGGCACGAGGGTGAAAATCAGCATGGCGATGGACATCATCCGGGCCATTTCCCGACCAGAATAGAGGTCGCGCACAATCGCCAGTGCCACGACGCGCGGTCCGGCAGCACCGAGCCCCATCACCACACGGCTCAAGAGCAGCATTTCGATGGAAGAGCTGGCGTAGGCCACCAGCGCGGCAGCAATATAAAGGCCCGCAGCGGCAAAAATGACGGTTCGGCGGCCAAAGGCATCGGAGAGCGGCCCGGTAAAAAACGTGCCGATCCCCATGCCAAGCGCAAAGGTCGCAATGACCAGCTGCGCGCGGTTGGGGTTGTCGGAGCTGAGCGTCTGACCAATTTCGGGCAGCGCAGGCAGCATGGCGTCGATGGAAAATGCAACAGTTGCGAACATCATCGCAATCAGGGCAATGAACTCAGCTTTGGACATGCTGATCTGTATATCTTTTGTCATTTGAAACCTCAGGCGACACATCAGGAGCCCCGGTAATCGGGAGCTGTCTGGGCGGCGCTCTGTCCGCGCTAACATATCTCTCGGGATTGGACCAGCAGCCAAAACGCACAGTTTTATGTGCATCGTTGTATCTGGCCGCGCCGCAAAGGTCTGGACTGCCCTGTGCAGCAGATCCAGACTTTCAATATAGGGCTAGGTGTACTGAGGGCGCGCGTTCAGGCTTAGTCGGCCTCCGCGGCGTCACCTTCCTGCAGCTGTCTCTGGATGTCGGCGATCACCTGTTTCCACAGTTCGGGCTGCTGCGCGCCCGGCACGGCGTGCTGGTTCGCGACAACAAATGTTGGCACAGATGTGACCCCCATCTTGCGCGAGTGGGCGTCGCGGTTGCGGATCTCCTCGGCGTCGGTGTCGCCAGACAACAGCCGTAGGGTAACGGCGCGGTCCATTCCCGCAGCCTCAGCAATATCGGCGAGGATTTCTGCGTCGCCAATATCCTTGGCCTGCACGAAATAGGCATCAAACAGCGCATCGACCACCGCGCTCTGCTTGCCCTCAATCCCCGCCCAGTGGATCAGGCGGTGCGCATCCAGCGTGTTCGGCGTGCGCTCCATGGCTTCGAAATTGATCTGAAGCCCGGCGGCGCTGGCGTGTTCGACAACCGGGGCATAGGCTTTCACCGCGCCGTCCTTGCCGCCAAATTTCGCCTCAAGATAACTGCGCCGATCCATGCCTTCGCGCGGCATATCGGGGTTGAGCTGGAACGGGTGCCATTCAATGACAAACGGATGATCGCCAACCTCGGCCAGCGCCTTGTCCAGATGGGTTTTGCCGATATAGCACCAGGGGCAGATCGGATCGGACAGTATATCAAGCTTTACAAGGCTCATGACGGGGTCCTTTGGTGTCGGATGTAGCAATCGGGCAGGGCGCGACGCAGCAGTTTGCCGTTGGCACCGCTGGGCAGCGCGTCGAGACGCAGATAGGCGCGCGGCTGTTTGTAGCGCGCCAGTCGGTCCTTGGCAAAAGCCGAAAGCGCCTCAGCGGTCACGTCTTTGGCACTGGTATAGAACGCGACAATGATGTGGGTATCGGGTTTTACCTCGACAGAGGCGACCGCCACCTGCTCCAGATCGGGGTGGGTTGCCAACGCGGCTTCCACCTCAAGCGGGGAGACGCGATAGCCGCCTGCGTTCATCATGTCGTCGTTGCGGCCGAGATAGCGGATCTGATTGTCCTCTGTCATCGCGCCCAGATCGCCGGTCAGGAACCACTCACCCTGATAGCGGTGCTCGGTGGCGGCTGCGGCGTTGTGATAGCCGAGCATCAACCCCGGATCGCGGCGATCAATGGCGATGACGCCGGGGGAGTTGGGGGGCACAGGTTGCCCGGCTGGATCCAGAATGGCAATCCGGCGCCCCGGTTGTGGCCAGCCCAATGTGTCGCCCACCTGCGCCGGATCGCGGTGGCGCGCCGGATCGGCCGAGATGAAGGTGGAACATTCCGACATGCCAAACGCCTCGTAGAGCGCGGTGCCGGTGGCTGCCCGCCAATCCCACGCCACCTGGCTTGAGAGTTTCTCCCCGGCGCAGAGACCGTGGCGCAGGACGGGTAGATGTAGCGTCCGGTCGTTTTGCAGCAGTTTGCGATAGACGCCGGGCGCTGCGGCAAAGAGGCTGGCATCATGCTGCTGCAAGAGGTTGGGCAGCGCGGCGATCGGGGTGCCATCTTCTGGGATAAGTGCCGTTGCCCCGAGGCTCCACGGGTCCATCAGCCCGGTGCCCAGCGTAAAGGTCCAGTTGAACGCACCGGCATGGAGCAGGCGATCTGTGGGGTGCAGATCATACCAGTGACGGATCATCATTTGGCGCGCCCAGATTGCCCGGTGGGCATGCACAACCGCGCGCGGATTTCCGCCGGTCCCGGAGGTGTAGACGATATAGGCCGGTCGATCAGGATCGCCGAGCTGCATCTGAAACTGGTTTTCAGGCGGTGCGGCGCGCTGCATGGCCTCAAGTGAGTCGCGGTTGATCTCGCAGGGGTGCGGTGCTGAGGCGATCCCCGGATCGCGCAGGATCGCAGCAGGCGACAGGTCATCTATGATGCGCGCCACCTCAGGCTCGGTCAGCTGCGCGGAGGTTGGAACCGGCACCAGTCCGACCGCGATGGCGGCCAGATAGGCAATCGGAAAGATCGGCGTATTGCCCAGCCGCAACAGCACCCGGTCGCCGGGAGACAGCCCCTCGGCCAGCAGTCCGGCGCCCAGTCCACGCACCGCAGCGCGCAGGGCCCCGTAGGTGTAGATCTTTGACGACGGCGCTTGCAATTGATCTGATGTGTCCGCGTCGGGCTGAGACTGCGGCGACAGCACGCGCAGCGCGTCTGCATCCGCTTTTGCGGGACGCGCTGCCGCGCGCTGGTAGAGCACGTGGTCGGCCAGATTGAACGGCATGGGGCAGGGCGCGAAAGGCCCGCTGTCAAACACAGATTGCATCTCGATTGGCTAACTTGGCAAACCACGCGTTGCAAGATTGCGTCCCCCGGCCTATAGGAAAAAGCATGACC is a window encoding:
- a CDS encoding DsbA family oxidoreductase, which encodes MSLVKLDILSDPICPWCYIGKTHLDKALAEVGDHPFVIEWHPFQLNPDMPREGMDRRSYLEAKFGGKDGAVKAYAPVVEHASAAGLQINFEAMERTPNTLDAHRLIHWAGIEGKQSAVVDALFDAYFVQAKDIGDAEILADIAEAAGMDRAVTLRLLSGDTDAEEIRNRDAHSRKMGVTSVPTFVVANQHAVPGAQQPELWKQVIADIQRQLQEGDAAEAD
- a CDS encoding class I adenylate-forming enzyme family protein, with amino-acid sequence MQSVFDSGPFAPCPMPFNLADHVLYQRAAARPAKADADALRVLSPQSQPDADTSDQLQAPSSKIYTYGALRAAVRGLGAGLLAEGLSPGDRVLLRLGNTPIFPIAYLAAIAVGLVPVPTSAQLTEPEVARIIDDLSPAAILRDPGIASAPHPCEINRDSLEAMQRAAPPENQFQMQLGDPDRPAYIVYTSGTGGNPRAVVHAHRAIWARQMMIRHWYDLHPTDRLLHAGAFNWTFTLGTGLMDPWSLGATALIPEDGTPIAALPNLLQQHDASLFAAAPGVYRKLLQNDRTLHLPVLRHGLCAGEKLSSQVAWDWRAATGTALYEAFGMSECSTFISADPARHRDPAQVGDTLGWPQPGRRIAILDPAGQPVPPNSPGVIAIDRRDPGLMLGYHNAAAATEHRYQGEWFLTGDLGAMTEDNQIRYLGRNDDMMNAGGYRVSPLEVEAALATHPDLEQVAVASVEVKPDTHIIVAFYTSAKDVTAEALSAFAKDRLARYKQPRAYLRLDALPSGANGKLLRRALPDCYIRHQRTPS